TTCGTCGTGCTCGGCATGCTCCCCAGCGTTGCCGGCGAGCGGCCGACGGCGGTTTCCTGACGGAGAAAGGGGCGCCGAAGCGCCCCGATTTACCCGGAAATTAGCTCCCGAGACCTTCGAAGAGAGCAGTCGAAAGGTAGCGCTCGGCGAAGGAAGGGATGATGACGACGATGTTCTTGCCGTTGTTTTCCTCGCGGCTGCCGATCTTGATTGCCGCCGCCAGTGCCGCGCCGGAGGAAATGCCGACCGGCACGCCTTCAAGCCTGGCGACAAGACGCGCCGTTTCCATCGCCTGCGCGCTGTTGATGGTGACGACTTCGTCATAAATCTTCGTGTCGAGTATCGCCGGGGCAAATCCGGCGCCAATGCCCTGGATCTTGTGCGGCCCCGGCTGACCGCCGGAAAGAACCGGAGATTCCTCGGGCTCGACGGCAATTACCTTGATGCCGGGTTTCTTCGACTTCAGAACCTGGCCGGCACCAGTGATCGTGCCGCCGGTGCCGATGCCGGAAACGAGGATGTCGACGGCACCCTCCGTGTCGTTCCAGATTTCCTCGGCCGTTGTCTTGCGGTGGATTTCCGGGTTCGCAGGATTCTCGAACTGTTGCGGGATGATGGCATCGGGAATTGTTGCGGCAAGTTCCTCCGCCTTGGCGATTGCGCCCTTCATCCCTCGCGCTCCCTCGGTCAATACCAGTTCGGCGCCGAGCAGCGCCAGCATCTTGCGGCGCTCGACCGACATGGTTTCGGGCATGGTGAGAATGAGCTTGTAGCCCTTGGCGGCAGCGGCAAAGGCGAGCGCGATGCCGGTATTTCCGGAGGTCGGCTCGATGAGCGTCGTCCTGCCAGGGGCAATCTTGCCTTGCACTTCGAGGCTCTCGATCATGGCGACGCCGATGCGGTCCTTGACCGAAGCAATCGGATTGAAGAATTCGAGCTTGGCAAGCAGATTGGCCGTCACGCCCTTTTCCCTTGCCAGCTTGTCGAGGCGCACGATAGGCGTATCGCCGATGGTATCGGTGATCGACGAGTAGATGCGGCCGCGGCCCGGTTTTCTCGACATGGTGCGCTCCCTTAGTGATTGTTGCGCGAGAGAATAGGGTCAAAGGCCGAATCAGGCCAGAGGGGCTTGATCCACGGAAGTGTCATCCGGAAGAAAAAATCGTTTGGAAAGGGTGCTTTGCCGAATGATTTTTTCAGGCTGCGCGTGCAGCGATAAAGGCTGCGGTACCGGCCAGGATGCTCGCCGCAACCCGATTGAGCGCTTGAAGCGCGCGCGGCTGTTTCAGCATCGTGCGGGCGCGCGACGCAAGCAGCATGTAGGGGACCAAAACCAAAAGCAGCACCGCGAAGGTTGCGATCAGAAGTATGCCGTATTCTTGAAGACCGACGTGGCTGATGTCGATCAGCGTTGGCACGAGGGCGATATAAAAGAGCATCGTCTTCGGATTGCCGAGGGTCACCAGAAGGCCAGACAGGAAGGACATGCCGATGCTGCTCGATTTGCGCGCAGCAATATCGTGCGGCAAAAGCCCCGCCGTCCATAGCTTGTAGGCGATATAGCAGAGGTAAAGGACGCCGGCGAATTTGATGACGAGGAATACCGCGGTGAAGGTCTGCGCCACGAATGCAAGGCCGAGGATCACCGCCGTCAGGTAAGTGATGTCGCCGAGAACGAGGCCGAGACCCATGAAGAAGGTCTCGCGAAAATTCGAGCCGAGCGCGCGGGCGACGATGGCGGTGATACCGGGTCCGGGAATTATCGCAGCGATAAAAAGGGCGCCGCTATAGGCAAGCAGGGCTGCAATGGTCATCTTTGCTCTCCTCAGGCAGCTTCTCTTACTGATGCTTAGGCCGGCTTTCAAGATGAGCTCCCACGCTCGAATCAGGTAGAAGTGGGCTGAAAGGAAAGAAAGCCGATGACAACCGGACTGCTGCTGATCGATGTTCAGAAAGCCATCTTGAAAGGCCTCGGAAGCACCGAACGCCAGCCTTTGATCGACAAGGCGCTGGACGAAACCGTGGCGCGTCTTGCAGAGGTCCTTCGCAAAGCCCGCGCGGTGAACGCGCCGGTCTTCATCGTCCAGCATGACGGACAGGCATCCCACCGTCTTGCTGAAGGCAGCGACGGCTGGCTGTTGCGCGACGAGATTGCGCCTCAAGATCGCGACATTGTCATTCACAAACGCAGCTGCGACTCGTTTTTCGAAACCGGTCTCCAAACGTGCCTGAAGGAGAACGGCATCACAAGGCTGGTGGTGGGCGGCTGCATGACCCAGTTCTGCATCGATACAACCGCACGTCGCGCCGTTTCGCTCGGCTACGATGTAACGCTGATGTCCGACGGGCATATGACGGCCGACATGGGCGATCTCGGCTTCCAACAGATCATTGCCCACCACAATGCCGTGCTCGACGAGTTCGATGCCGGCAGTCACGAAATCCGGCTTGCAGAGGCAGCGGCGATCAATTTCGGCTAGGCCGCAGCCATTGCCAAGGCGTCCAGCCGAGATTCATGCCCGCTGCCGCGACAAGGATGATTGCTGCACCGAGGATCTGCAACGGCTGCAGTGCGCGGCCAAAAGCGAGGCCGTCCACTGCGATCGCCACGATCGGGTAAATGAAGGAAAGGGCGCCGGTAAGATGTGTCGGCAGCTTCTGGATGGCGCCGTAAAGCAGTACATACATCAGCCCGGTGTGGATGACCCCCATCGCCACGAGAATAGACCATGCTCCGGCCGTTGTGGGCAGATCCGAAAAGTCGGTCACGGGCGCCAGCATGAGAATGCCGGTCGAAACCTGGATGAGCGCGATCAGGTGCGGCGGCGTGCCCTTCAACCACTTTGCAGCAATTGCTGCCAGAGCATAGAAGAAGGCCGCTCCGAGCGCCAGCGCAATACCCAGTCCGTAGCTGCCTGAAACGACGCCCGCCTCAGGTTTGGCTTCGACAATCGCCGCCATGCCGGCAAAGGCGAACGCCAGCCAGAACAGTTTCGTCAAAGTGATCTTCTCGCCGAGGAATGCGGCGCCGAGCGTCAGCAGCATGAAGGGTTGGGTATTGTAGACGGTGGTCGCAATCGAGATCGATGCGTGCGAGTAGGAGGCGAAAAGCAGCAGCCAGTTCGCCACGATGGCGATCCCGCCAAGCACGGCGATGCCAAATGTTCTCGGCGAGAGAATGCCGGGTTTCAGGAATCCGAAAGCACCGCAGATGACGAGAAGGCTCGCAGCACCAAACAGGCAACGCCAGAAAACAACTCCGCTCACAGGCTGGCCGGACATGACGACGAACCAGCCGATCGTCCCCGAAACCACCATTGCTGCCGTCATCTCAACTGTGCCCTTGCCTATGTCGTTGTGCATCGCGATCTCCTCTTTGTGACATTGGAGATTATTGCGTTTGTATGCTGATCTCTATAAAGTTAAATGCGCGTAGACCGAATTTTGCCTAATAAAGAAAGGTAAGATTACATTAATGGCTAACGGAGCAACTCACTTGGACAGCATCGACCAGCGTCTCCTCGATGCGCTGGCGCAGAACGCGCGTATTTCTCTGAAAGAGCTGGCGCAAGTGGCCCACCTCTCCTCGCCAAGCGCGGCGGAACGGCTGCGCAGACTTGAAGAGCGCGGCATCGTCACGGCCTTCACGATCGATATCGATCCGGCTGCCCTCGGCTATCCGCTACAGGCAATCGTCCGCGTCCGGCCGCTGCCGGGACAGTTGCACGTGGTTGAGCGGATCATCCAGGAAACCCCGGAATTCATCGAATGTGACAAGGTCACCGGCGACGATTGCTTCATCGCCCGCCTCGTCGTCCGCTCGATGGGCGAACTCGACGTTATCCTGGACAAGGTGGCCGAAAGGGCAGAGACCAACACCTCGATGATCAAGGCTTCCCCGGTCAAACGTCGGCTGCCGCCGCTTTCGGGCCGCTGAACGGTTGCGCGAACCGACCTGCTAGAAGTCCGCCATCGGTGAGAGCATTGCAGGCGACGCAGGCGCGAGATCCGTCGTCGTGCGGAGCATGAAGGCCGTACCGTTGTCGAAGGCGACAGCCTCTCCGCCCCAATCAAGCTTGTCCGGCGAAAAGAAGACGTCGACGTGTTCAGGCAATGCGCCGAGTCTTCCGAGGATGACGGCAAGCGGGGGAATTTCAGCAGCGACGACGTCGAGCAGGCTGAAGCGGCCAGCTGCTCCGGCTTTCCACGCGATGATGGCTTTCTCCTCATCGAGCCAGCTCAGACGAACCTCTGTATCGAGTTGGGTATTGACGAGGAACATCGCCGCATTGCCGGAAACGGCCAGCACGTCCGAAACGGGTGCCCGCGTCTTCAGCGCCTCCTGCAGCAAAGCAAGATCGGTCTTGTTCCATGGATCGAGCTGTCGGGCAGAATTTGTGGCGGACCTTGGCTTTGGTGCTCCCCCGCAGTAGCGGTGCATCGGCAGGATGCTGAAGCCGTAAGATTCGTAGAGCGAAGGCTTGTCGGTATAGAGCACGATTGCCTCAAACTGCCGGCCCTCGCACCATTCAAGCGCCTTCCGCGTCAAGTCGCGGTAAAGCCCGCGTCGGCGCCATGGCGGGCGAACGGCACCGGATTGGAAGGCGCCTGCTTCGATCTGCCGGCCATTGACGACGATTGGCATGGCAAAGGCGGTGAGATTGGCGGCGAGCGTGTCGTTGGAGGCAAACCAGCCGAAAGGCATGCTGGTCGGGTCCGGGCCGCCCAGATGGCGCAGCGGCCCGATATCGATGCCGAATGTATCGTCGAGGAGAGAAACGAGCGCTGTCCATGCCGCCCGATCGTCAAAATAGTCCTTTCGAAAGGTCAGCCCGGCGCTATCGAAAGACTTGCTCATACGCCGGTCGAGCCGAAGCCACCGGCGCCGCGAGCCGTGGTGCTGCTTTCGGTGACCTCTGCAACACGCGCCTGGGTGACCGGTGCAATCACGACTTGTGCGATGCGCATGCCGCGCGTGATTTCGAACGGCTCATTGCCGAGATTGACGAGCAGTACCTTCACTTCGCCGCGGTAATCGCTGTCGATCGTGCCGGGAGTGTTGAGGCAGGTGATGCCGTGCTTGAAAGCGAGGCCGGAACGGGGCCGAACCTGGGCTTCATAGCCATCCGGAATTTCGAAGATGAAGCCGGTCGGCACCAGAGCGCGATTGCCCGGCGCGAGCGTCATCGGTTCGTTGACGGCCACAGCCGCCCGAATGTCCATGCCCGCAGCACCGCTCGTCTCATAGGAGGGCAGGTCGAGACCTACGCCATTGGGCAAACGGACGAGGTTGAGCTGCGGACGGATGTCGTTGTGAATGGTCATGGGACATTACTTTGCGCCGGGACGCCCAAGGTCAATTGCAATGGCGGGCTTTAATCGCTAGATACGCCGCAATTCCACAGGATTCACATCATGGCCGAAAGTCTCGCCGAGGCGGTTTCTCGCCGCCGCACATTCGCTATTATCGCGCACCCGGACGCGGGCAAAACCACGCTCACCGAAAAGCTGCTTCTTTTCGGAGGCGCCATTCAGCTCGCCGGTGAAGTCAAGGCGAAGAAGGATCGCATCCAGACCCGGTCGGATTGGATGAAGATCGAGCGCGAGCGCGGTATTTCGGTGGTGACCTCCGTCATGACCTTCGAATACGATGACAACGTCTTCAACATTCTCGACACGCCCGGCCATGAAGACTTCGCCGATGATACCTATCGCACGCTGACAGCTGTCGACGCCGCCGTCATGGTGATCGACGCCGCCAAAGGCATCGAGCCGCGTACGCTGAAGCTCTTCGAAGTCTGCCGCATGCGCGATATTCCGATCATCACCTTCATCAACAAGATGGACCGCGAAAGCCGCGATCCGTTCGAAATCCTTGATGAGGTGGAGGAGAAACTGGCGCTCGACACAGCTCCGATCACCTGGCCAATCGGCCGCTCCAAGACGTTCTGTGGCTCATATCACCTGGCCACAAGCACTGTGCGCGGTTCAGATACGGAAGTGGAAGCAACGCCGGTCAACGGTCCTCGTAGCGTCGCTGACCGTTTGCCGGAAAACGAGCGGACTGCCTTCATCGACGAGACGGAGTTGGCGATGGAGGCTTGCCGTCCCTTCGATCGCAAGGCTTTTCTGGAAGGCCACATGACGCCGGTGTTCTTCGGCTCGGCGCTCCGCAATTTCGGTGTCCGCGATCTCATCAATGCGCTCGGGGAATTCGCCCCGCCGCCGCGCGACCAGATAGCCGATACCCGCAAGGTACATGCAAGCGAAGACAAGATGACAGCCTTCGTGTTCAAGATCCAGGCCAACATGGATCCCAACCACCGCGACCGCATCGCCTTCGCCCGCATCTGCTCAGGCAAGCTGGAACGCGGCATGAAGGCACGCCTTGCGCGCACGGGCAAGCAACTGGGTCTCACAGCGCCGCAGTTCTTCTTTGCCTCGCAAAGACAGCTCGCCGATACCGCCTATGCGGGCGACGTCGTCGGTATTCCGAACCACGGCACGCTGCGCATCGGCGATACGTTGACGGAAGGCGAAGCGCTGGTGTTCCAGGGCGTGCCCAACTTCTCGCCGGAAATTCTCCGTCGTGTCCGCCTTGAGGATGCGATGAAGGCGAAGAAGCTGAAGGAGGCCTTGCAGCAGATGGCCGAAGAAGGCGTCGTCCAGCTCTTTTCCCCCGAAGACGGTTCACCGGCGATCGTCGGCGTTGTCGGTGCCCTGCAGCTCGATGTCTTGAAGGAACGTCTGCAGGCGGAATATGGCCTGCCGGTCTCTTTCGAAATGTCGCGCTTTTCAGTCTGCCGCTGGGTGTCGGCCGAGCAGCCTGCAGAACTCGAAAAGTTCCTGACGGTCAAACGTGGCGATATCGCCCGCGATCTCGACGGCGATCCCGTGTTCTTGGCACAGGACAGCTTCTCCCTGCGCTACGAGGCAGAACGCTATCCGGCAATCAAGATGGTCGCAATCAAGGAATATCACGTCGCTAAGGCGGCGTGATTTCTCATTTACGCGGCGGCAACAAACTCGATCGACCAGCCAGTCCTCCCGCAGCGTTCGAAGACCACGACTGTTGCGGGCAACCCGGCGCTCTCCGAGCTCGCCGCCACCTGCCCATTGTGGTTTGCCTTTGCCAAAAGATGCGGTCGCGCAGGTCGCGGGTCAGCTGCACGATGTTGCCCGTAGTCGTTTGTGCCCCGGCCAGAATTCGCCCGATTTGCCATGCCAGCATGGCCATCAAGGTGCGGTTTTGAAAACATCAGGCGGTCGAATGTCCCGGCCAGGTTGATTGCCCGGAAGACGTCGGCTGCACGCGCAGCCATATCGCGCGTTCCACTGATCTCGAGCGGCCGGTGCAGGCGCAAGCGAGTGCAGATCTATGCCGTTGCCGCCAAAAAAGTCAGTCGAATTTCACGGCCGTCGTGTTGGCACCGCAGACCAAGACGCAGACCCGCTCATTGCGCGCCGGAACATATTTGCCGGAGAGTGCGGCTGCGAATGCCGCCGCGCCGCCGGGCTCGGCAACGACTCTGGCCCCTTCCCACAGGGCTTTCTGAGCCGTACGGATTTCGTCGTCCGTTACCAGCACCGGCGGCTGCACGAATTGCTGCGCGAGCGGAAACATCAGTTCACCGACCCGCTTCGGGGCGAGCGAATCTGCCGCAATGCCGCCTGCCGGAGCATCCACCGGTCTGCCCGCTCTGAAGGCCTCGTAAAGGGTGGGCGCTCCATCCGATTCCACGGCGACGATCTTCACCCGGCCGCCAAACCAGGCCGCGATGCCGCCGACCAATCCGCCGCCGCCGACGGCGACCAGCAATGTGGTCATTGCCGGCATGTCCTCCTCGATCTCTTTGCCGAGCGTTGCCTGGCCGAGCAGCGTCTCCACCTGGTCATAGGCATGTACGGCAAGCGCCCCGGTTGCCCGCTCATGGGTCTCGCTCGCCGCCAGCGCATCTGAGTAACGCTCTCCTCCGATGACGAGACTGGCACCGTAGGCGCGGATCTTCTGCGCCTTGGCAGGCGAGGTGACGGCCGGCACGAAGATGGTAGCCGGCACGCCAAGCCGCGATGCGGCATAGGCAACGGCCGCGCCGTGGTTGCCGCCGGAGGCTGCCACGATGCCGGCTGCGGGAACCTGCCGCGTAAGGAGATGGGAAAAGGCGCCGCGTGCCTTGAAGGAGCCGGAATGCTGCAGGCATTCGAGCTTGAGGTCGACTTTGAAGGGCGCTCCCCCGAAATCCTGCATGTCGACGGACATCATGGGCGTGCGACGGATATAGGGGCGGATCAGCCCTTCGATTTCGGCAATGCGTTCGGCAGAAAGGGCGTTCGGCATGCACGCTCTCCATGGATTGACAATATTTCGTTACTTGGCAAAATAACGAAATGCAAGATGCTGGTATTCTGAAAGCCCTCGCCAATGAACGACGCCTCGTCGTTCTCGAATGGTTGAAGAAACCGCGGGAGCACTTTTCGCCTCAGGTGGATGGCGACCTGGACGATGACGGTGTCTGCGCCGTGCTCATCGCCGAAAAGCTGGGCATAACTCCGGCAACGCTCAGCGAACATATGCGCATATTGGTGCAGGCGGAGCTGGTACAGGCAAAACGAATCAAGCAATGGATCTTCTATCGGCGCAATGAAGACCGCATCGCGGCGCTGAAGCAGGGACTTTTCGCCGACCTGTGAGCGGAGGGCTCATGGCTGCCCCAGCCGCTCGCTCAGGAAATCCAGTACGGCGCGCACTGATGGCAGTTGGCCGCGCCGATGCGGCAGGAGCGCCGTTGTCGTGATGTTTCCCGCCGTCCATTCCGGCAGGATACGGAGCAATCGCCCTTGCTCTATGGCCTCTCGGCAGACGGAAGTCGGAAGAATGGTGATTCCCATTCCCGCCGCCGCAGCTTTCAACAGGACGAACGGTTCGTCGGCCGCCATGACCGGCGCTGGCTTGACGAGCTTGTCGTCCCCTGCGGCGGACAAAAGCCGCCAGGCCGTCTCGGTGAGGCTGGGCATGACGGCAGCATGCGCTGCGAGATCTTCCGGCCTTTGTGGAACCCCGTGCCTATCGACATAGGATGGCGCGGCAACGAGAAGAAATTCATGCTCTGCCAGTTTACGCTGCACGAGGCTTGAATCGGCAAGCGGTAGCTGATGGCTGCGTACTGCGATATCGAAGCCCTCTTGTACGATATCGACGAAGCGATCGGTGACATGCAGAAGGACTTTAAGCTTCGGGTATCGGATCGCAAGGTCCGGCAGATGCCCGGCAAGCGTGAACTGCGAAGTCGGCACCGAGGCAGTGATGCGCACGGTGCCGCTCGGCTCGCCGAGACGCGACCGGACAATGCTTTCGGCCATCTCCGCTTCGATGACTGCTGCCCGCGC
Above is a window of Rhizobium etli 8C-3 DNA encoding:
- the cysK gene encoding cysteine synthase A, translating into MSRKPGRGRIYSSITDTIGDTPIVRLDKLAREKGVTANLLAKLEFFNPIASVKDRIGVAMIESLEVQGKIAPGRTTLIEPTSGNTGIALAFAAAAKGYKLILTMPETMSVERRKMLALLGAELVLTEGARGMKGAIAKAEELAATIPDAIIPQQFENPANPEIHRKTTAEEIWNDTEGAVDILVSGIGTGGTITGAGQVLKSKKPGIKVIAVEPEESPVLSGGQPGPHKIQGIGAGFAPAILDTKIYDEVVTINSAQAMETARLVARLEGVPVGISSGAALAAAIKIGSREENNGKNIVVIIPSFAERYLSTALFEGLGS
- a CDS encoding LysE family translocator is translated as MTIAALLAYSGALFIAAIIPGPGITAIVARALGSNFRETFFMGLGLVLGDITYLTAVILGLAFVAQTFTAVFLVIKFAGVLYLCYIAYKLWTAGLLPHDIAARKSSSIGMSFLSGLLVTLGNPKTMLFYIALVPTLIDISHVGLQEYGILLIATFAVLLLVLVPYMLLASRARTMLKQPRALQALNRVAASILAGTAAFIAARAA
- a CDS encoding cysteine hydrolase family protein, with the protein product MTTGLLLIDVQKAILKGLGSTERQPLIDKALDETVARLAEVLRKARAVNAPVFIVQHDGQASHRLAEGSDGWLLRDEIAPQDRDIVIHKRSCDSFFETGLQTCLKENGITRLVVGGCMTQFCIDTTARRAVSLGYDVTLMSDGHMTADMGDLGFQQIIAHHNAVLDEFDAGSHEIRLAEAAAINFG
- a CDS encoding DMT family transporter, whose protein sequence is MHNDIGKGTVEMTAAMVVSGTIGWFVVMSGQPVSGVVFWRCLFGAASLLVICGAFGFLKPGILSPRTFGIAVLGGIAIVANWLLLFASYSHASISIATTVYNTQPFMLLTLGAAFLGEKITLTKLFWLAFAFAGMAAIVEAKPEAGVVSGSYGLGIALALGAAFFYALAAIAAKWLKGTPPHLIALIQVSTGILMLAPVTDFSDLPTTAGAWSILVAMGVIHTGLMYVLLYGAIQKLPTHLTGALSFIYPIVAIAVDGLAFGRALQPLQILGAAIILVAAAGMNLGWTPWQWLRPSRN
- a CDS encoding Lrp/AsnC family transcriptional regulator, encoding MANGATHLDSIDQRLLDALAQNARISLKELAQVAHLSSPSAAERLRRLEERGIVTAFTIDIDPAALGYPLQAIVRVRPLPGQLHVVERIIQETPEFIECDKVTGDDCFIARLVVRSMGELDVILDKVAERAETNTSMIKASPVKRRLPPLSGR
- a CDS encoding GNAT family N-acetyltransferase — translated: MSKSFDSAGLTFRKDYFDDRAAWTALVSLLDDTFGIDIGPLRHLGGPDPTSMPFGWFASNDTLAANLTAFAMPIVVNGRQIEAGAFQSGAVRPPWRRRGLYRDLTRKALEWCEGRQFEAIVLYTDKPSLYESYGFSILPMHRYCGGAPKPRSATNSARQLDPWNKTDLALLQEALKTRAPVSDVLAVSGNAAMFLVNTQLDTEVRLSWLDEEKAIIAWKAGAAGRFSLLDVVAAEIPPLAVILGRLGALPEHVDVFFSPDKLDWGGEAVAFDNGTAFMLRTTTDLAPASPAMLSPMADF
- the dut gene encoding dUTP diphosphatase, giving the protein MTIHNDIRPQLNLVRLPNGVGLDLPSYETSGAAGMDIRAAVAVNEPMTLAPGNRALVPTGFIFEIPDGYEAQVRPRSGLAFKHGITCLNTPGTIDSDYRGEVKVLLVNLGNEPFEITRGMRIAQVVIAPVTQARVAEVTESSTTARGAGGFGSTGV
- a CDS encoding peptide chain release factor 3 encodes the protein MAESLAEAVSRRRTFAIIAHPDAGKTTLTEKLLLFGGAIQLAGEVKAKKDRIQTRSDWMKIERERGISVVTSVMTFEYDDNVFNILDTPGHEDFADDTYRTLTAVDAAVMVIDAAKGIEPRTLKLFEVCRMRDIPIITFINKMDRESRDPFEILDEVEEKLALDTAPITWPIGRSKTFCGSYHLATSTVRGSDTEVEATPVNGPRSVADRLPENERTAFIDETELAMEACRPFDRKAFLEGHMTPVFFGSALRNFGVRDLINALGEFAPPPRDQIADTRKVHASEDKMTAFVFKIQANMDPNHRDRIAFARICSGKLERGMKARLARTGKQLGLTAPQFFFASQRQLADTAYAGDVVGIPNHGTLRIGDTLTEGEALVFQGVPNFSPEILRRVRLEDAMKAKKLKEALQQMAEEGVVQLFSPEDGSPAIVGVVGALQLDVLKERLQAEYGLPVSFEMSRFSVCRWVSAEQPAELEKFLTVKRGDIARDLDGDPVFLAQDSFSLRYEAERYPAIKMVAIKEYHVAKAA
- a CDS encoding threonine/serine dehydratase, with product MPNALSAERIAEIEGLIRPYIRRTPMMSVDMQDFGGAPFKVDLKLECLQHSGSFKARGAFSHLLTRQVPAAGIVAASGGNHGAAVAYAASRLGVPATIFVPAVTSPAKAQKIRAYGASLVIGGERYSDALAASETHERATGALAVHAYDQVETLLGQATLGKEIEEDMPAMTTLLVAVGGGGLVGGIAAWFGGRVKIVAVESDGAPTLYEAFRAGRPVDAPAGGIAADSLAPKRVGELMFPLAQQFVQPPVLVTDDEIRTAQKALWEGARVVAEPGGAAAFAAALSGKYVPARNERVCVLVCGANTTAVKFD
- a CDS encoding ArsR/SmtB family transcription factor, whose protein sequence is MQDAGILKALANERRLVVLEWLKKPREHFSPQVDGDLDDDGVCAVLIAEKLGITPATLSEHMRILVQAELVQAKRIKQWIFYRRNEDRIAALKQGLFADL
- a CDS encoding LysR substrate-binding domain-containing protein, coding for MSSFNLNDLSLFVHAVEGGSFTAAGRRLGVPKSTVSKRVAELEAKLDVRLIQRTSRSFSLTDLGRDFFEHARAAVIEAEMAESIVRSRLGEPSGTVRITASVPTSQFTLAGHLPDLAIRYPKLKVLLHVTDRFVDIVQEGFDIAVRSHQLPLADSSLVQRKLAEHEFLLVAAPSYVDRHGVPQRPEDLAAHAAVMPSLTETAWRLLSAAGDDKLVKPAPVMAADEPFVLLKAAAAGMGITILPTSVCREAIEQGRLLRILPEWTAGNITTTALLPHRRGQLPSVRAVLDFLSERLGQP